From Verrucomicrobiia bacterium, the proteins below share one genomic window:
- a CDS encoding choice-of-anchor M domain-containing protein, translated as MGFAAMLAGVTAAAHVHVQIGYGQGRWDLHVYDFDSGRSDPADVLLVVSPAARGVIADDPRYAAFLGTPGDPVWILPQHAVEGILDLGVGTSAIGPGVFANNQVRLHLEAFEGPGDFALFTTTALGAPVVSMATRDGVDAEADVLSVPAVGGHLHLNWAFTAPGRYRVLLGASGRLVATGEISRSEPVAYHFEVRLLPLRFEAVERAGRGAWVLALRGEPGMEVMFEHSAEGGPWAQWSAVPDERPRLDAAGFWQGELPLGTEGVVWVRARYSL; from the coding sequence ATGGGATTCGCGGCCATGCTGGCCGGGGTGACCGCCGCAGCGCATGTGCATGTCCAGATCGGGTATGGGCAGGGGCGCTGGGATCTTCATGTGTACGATTTCGATTCGGGGCGGTCCGACCCGGCCGACGTCCTTCTCGTGGTGTCGCCGGCGGCCAGGGGTGTCATCGCTGACGACCCACGCTACGCCGCATTCCTGGGGACGCCGGGGGATCCGGTTTGGATTCTGCCGCAGCATGCGGTGGAAGGGATTCTGGATCTCGGGGTGGGAACGTCGGCCATCGGGCCGGGGGTGTTTGCGAACAACCAGGTGCGGCTGCATCTGGAGGCCTTCGAGGGACCGGGCGACTTCGCGCTGTTCACCACGACGGCCCTCGGGGCGCCGGTGGTGTCGATGGCCACCCGCGATGGAGTGGATGCGGAGGCGGACGTGCTGAGCGTTCCGGCGGTGGGAGGGCATCTGCACCTGAACTGGGCCTTCACAGCTCCGGGCCGGTACCGGGTCCTCCTTGGCGCATCGGGACGTCTGGTGGCGACGGGTGAGATCAGCCGGAGCGAACCGGTGGCCTACCATTTCGAGGTGAGGCTTCTGCCGCTGCGGTTTGAGGCGGTGGAACGGGCTGGGCGAGGCGCATGGGTGCTCGCGCTGCGGGGGGAACCTGGCATGGAGGTGATGTTTGAACACAGCGCCGAAGGTGGTCCGTGGGCCCAGTGGTCCGCGGTACCGGACGAAAGGCCGAGGCTTGATGCGGCTGGGTTCTGGCAGGGCGAACTGCCGCTGGGCACGGAAGGCGTTGTGTGGGTGCGTGCCCGCTATTCCCTTTGA
- a CDS encoding choice-of-anchor M domain-containing protein: MKNAVTLWAPAAVALASMAAPLAHGQFIYTAGHGDIGLAYEDGAFEPHWHLHSDAVVNGSPLGSDGEFEAHEVLAYVPDPSIARPPGSQWDFLGIAEGSPLWYLPQIEDSGKPFLGIASEELTGSEWSSLTISLVSVSGPAGGHFSLWQDGLFGPTVHMTTSNGIDGTDLYAMTPGGHAHFNFGFTEPGIYDVTFQWNGMHTVDGLISASETFTFGVTAVPEPGEIGLAMALGLAGFLGVRQWRRRAGQQ, from the coding sequence ATGAAGAATGCTGTTACCCTCTGGGCGCCGGCCGCGGTGGCGCTGGCCTCGATGGCCGCGCCTCTGGCGCACGGCCAGTTCATCTACACCGCCGGCCACGGCGACATCGGCCTCGCCTACGAGGATGGGGCCTTCGAGCCCCACTGGCACCTGCACTCCGACGCCGTCGTCAACGGAAGTCCGCTGGGGAGTGACGGTGAGTTCGAAGCCCACGAGGTGCTGGCCTATGTGCCGGATCCGTCCATTGCGCGTCCGCCCGGGTCGCAGTGGGATTTTCTGGGGATCGCCGAGGGGAGCCCGCTGTGGTACCTGCCGCAGATCGAGGATTCGGGGAAGCCGTTTCTCGGCATTGCCAGCGAGGAACTCACCGGCAGCGAGTGGAGCAGTCTGACGATCTCACTGGTCAGTGTCAGCGGTCCGGCAGGCGGCCATTTCTCACTCTGGCAGGACGGGTTGTTCGGTCCGACTGTGCATATGACGACCAGCAACGGCATTGATGGCACTGATCTCTACGCCATGACCCCGGGCGGGCATGCCCATTTCAATTTCGGCTTCACCGAGCCGGGCATCTACGATGTCACCTTCCAGTGGAACGGAATGCACACGGTGGACGGACTGATCTCGGCCAGCGAGACCTTCACCTTCGGGGTGACGGCCGTTCCGGAACCGGGCGAGATCGGACTGGCGATGGCCCTGGGCCTGGCCGGCTTCCTGGGCGTGCGCCAGTGGCGGCGGCGGGCGGGACAGCAGTGA
- a CDS encoding choice-of-anchor M domain-containing protein — MKRDEGRISVSARVPEPVSDWRRCQRRVGGVKTADCSASGRGSPPNPAWRRWNAGRRGAGIAGFLLSGALAWGGVSGEEPVRLTSGHLDLRVAYHADRTPPLELVIADGDARREYAAGDVILVVGETGRLELPMDFPPLGQMGEALWVLPQAQEPDLPFLGFSAEGNPTGVFAGPLAVRLVGIEGPGHFFLWQSGFGTFEFFMNSRDGLDPGDRFPLAVGSHSHANWGFTSNGVYRVTFHASGPGQGMATPLESLPTTFVFHVEPVPEPEPEPGAFALWQARHWPATTNPEVIGPDADPDADGRRNLEEYALGTDPTRADAPDTGQPWIQLEHGEGGVRVWVGVEVLADRSDLEIELLRSPFVGGAWGPVGAAPEVSEPVPGPEGAKVTLRWPGVVPLTEGGATLYRVRYQLKP, encoded by the coding sequence ATGAAGCGGGACGAAGGTCGGATCAGCGTGAGCGCACGGGTGCCGGAACCGGTTTCCGACTGGCGACGTTGCCAGCGGAGGGTGGGTGGTGTGAAGACGGCGGACTGCAGCGCCTCGGGGCGTGGCAGTCCGCCCAATCCCGCGTGGCGAAGGTGGAATGCCGGTCGTCGCGGAGCGGGGATCGCGGGGTTTTTGCTTTCCGGGGCACTGGCCTGGGGAGGGGTGAGCGGGGAGGAACCGGTGCGGTTGACGTCGGGGCATCTGGATCTTCGGGTGGCGTACCACGCGGACCGGACGCCGCCTCTGGAGTTGGTGATCGCGGATGGCGATGCCCGGCGTGAGTACGCAGCGGGGGACGTGATCCTGGTGGTGGGTGAGACCGGGCGGCTGGAACTGCCCATGGACTTTCCGCCGCTTGGCCAGATGGGCGAGGCCCTGTGGGTGTTGCCGCAGGCGCAGGAGCCCGATCTGCCGTTTCTCGGGTTCTCTGCGGAAGGCAACCCGACCGGTGTCTTCGCGGGGCCACTGGCGGTGCGTCTGGTCGGCATCGAGGGGCCCGGCCATTTCTTCCTGTGGCAATCCGGGTTCGGGACCTTCGAGTTCTTCATGAACTCGCGGGATGGGCTGGACCCCGGGGATCGGTTTCCGCTGGCGGTGGGGAGCCATTCGCACGCGAACTGGGGATTCACCTCGAACGGGGTCTATCGGGTGACCTTCCACGCCTCCGGGCCGGGTCAAGGCATGGCAACGCCGTTGGAAAGCCTGCCCACTACCTTCGTGTTTCACGTCGAGCCGGTGCCGGAGCCCGAGCCGGAGCCGGGTGCGTTCGCCCTCTGGCAGGCCCGTCACTGGCCGGCAACGACGAATCCGGAAGTCATCGGGCCCGACGCGGACCCTGACGCCGATGGACGTCGCAATCTCGAGGAGTACGCCCTGGGGACGGATCCAACCCGGGCGGACGCCCCCGACACGGGTCAGCCCTGGATCCAGTTGGAGCACGGGGAAGGGGGAGTCCGCGTGTGGGTGGGAGTGGAGGTGCTGGCGGATCGGAGCGACCTGGAGATCGAGTTGCTGAGGAGTCCCTTTGTGGGAGGGGCATGGGGCCCGGTCGGAGCGGCACCCGAGGTTTCCGAGCCGGTTCCCGGACCGGAGGGGGCGAAAGTCACCCTTCGATGGCCCGGCGTTGTTCCGCTGACGGAGGGGGGGGCGACCCTGTACCGTGTCCGGTACCAACTGAAACCATGA
- a CDS encoding metal ABC transporter permease, whose protein sequence is MIETFIETWGMFRDTYLTAVFSGLLLASVGVLVVAQGQVFLAVAVAQASMLGVAVSLASGWGPPWVLAVGFSVGAALLTAGSRARDAHRREETAAWVFLVASSLTILLLAHQALGMKQVQALLASSLIGATPGDALLYGLLAAASMVTLLVLRARLVLYLGDPVMAAAVGIPIAVWSLAIATALGLVTGLSIHTSGLLFTFGCLTLPALVARQWCRRASTLFLLAPAVCGLALVPGLVLAHAWDYPPGQVIVALLAAMLWLAWGGRWLMARIEGGGGA, encoded by the coding sequence ATGATCGAAACCTTCATCGAGACGTGGGGCATGTTCCGGGACACCTACCTGACGGCGGTGTTCTCGGGGTTGCTGCTGGCATCGGTGGGGGTGCTGGTGGTGGCGCAGGGGCAGGTGTTTCTGGCGGTGGCGGTGGCCCAGGCCTCGATGCTGGGCGTGGCGGTGAGTCTGGCGTCCGGTTGGGGACCGCCGTGGGTGCTGGCGGTGGGGTTCAGCGTGGGGGCGGCGCTTCTGACCGCGGGGAGCCGGGCGCGGGATGCGCATCGGCGCGAGGAAACGGCGGCATGGGTGTTCCTGGTGGCGTCCAGTCTGACCATTCTGCTGCTGGCGCACCAGGCGCTGGGGATGAAGCAGGTGCAGGCGTTGCTCGCTTCGAGCCTGATCGGGGCCACGCCGGGAGATGCCCTGCTCTATGGACTGCTCGCCGCGGCGTCGATGGTCACCCTTTTGGTGCTGCGGGCCCGGCTGGTGTTGTATCTCGGGGACCCGGTGATGGCGGCGGCGGTGGGCATCCCGATCGCGGTCTGGTCGCTGGCCATTGCCACGGCGCTGGGATTGGTGACCGGGCTGTCGATTCACACCTCGGGGCTGCTGTTCACCTTCGGGTGCCTGACGTTGCCGGCCTTGGTGGCGCGGCAGTGGTGTCGCCGGGCCTCGACCCTTTTCCTGCTGGCCCCCGCGGTGTGCGGACTGGCCCTGGTCCCGGGGTTGGTGCTGGCGCACGCGTGGGACTATCCGCCGGGACAGGTCATCGTGGCGTTGCTGGCGGCCATGCTGTGGCTGGCCTGGGGCGGACGGTGGCTGATGGCGCGCATCGAAGGCGGAGGTGGAGCATGA
- a CDS encoding ABC transporter ATP-binding protein, which yields MSLEPDPVGGTGRVLHGRDEILSALRPGAPGRGVNGDRTGQGTGEAVGSGEREDRQPEVAEAGGTAGEPPIVVAEQVTLGYGRTTVLRDVTLEIRAGEFWAFLGPNGEGKTTLIKALLGAIQPQRGRIALRPDFQKRTRLAFVPQETELNPSLPTTVEEFVSGGFVGLRLDRARRRARLRQSLELMGIPLLRERSLWTLSGGQRQRALIARALVRDPLLLVVDEPTAGLDLAAASSLLRTLTGLNREKGITIVFVTHDLSIAARHATHAALFRRGQCQCGPQASVLTEAHLSRTFGVPVAVRRDAVGELHLVAAGVA from the coding sequence ATGAGTCTGGAGCCGGACCCGGTCGGGGGAACAGGGCGGGTGCTGCACGGGCGGGACGAGATCCTGTCCGCGCTGCGACCGGGTGCGCCGGGCAGGGGAGTGAACGGAGACCGCACCGGGCAAGGGACGGGGGAGGCTGTGGGGTCGGGGGAACGGGAAGACCGCCAGCCGGAGGTGGCGGAGGCGGGCGGAACGGCCGGCGAGCCCCCCATCGTCGTGGCGGAGCAGGTGACGCTGGGGTACGGGCGGACGACGGTGTTGCGGGATGTCACGCTGGAGATCCGGGCCGGGGAGTTCTGGGCATTCCTGGGACCGAACGGCGAGGGGAAGACCACCTTGATCAAGGCCTTGCTGGGGGCGATCCAGCCGCAGCGGGGCCGCATCGCGCTGCGGCCGGATTTTCAGAAGCGGACCCGGCTGGCGTTTGTGCCGCAGGAGACGGAACTGAACCCGTCGCTGCCGACGACGGTGGAGGAATTCGTATCCGGGGGGTTCGTGGGGTTGAGGCTGGACCGGGCACGGCGCCGGGCGCGGCTGCGGCAGTCGCTCGAGTTGATGGGGATTCCCCTGCTGCGGGAGCGGAGTCTCTGGACGTTGTCCGGGGGGCAGCGACAACGGGCGCTGATTGCGCGGGCGCTGGTGCGGGATCCGCTGTTGCTGGTGGTGGACGAACCGACGGCGGGACTCGATCTGGCGGCGGCCTCGAGCCTGTTGCGGACGTTGACCGGATTGAACCGGGAGAAGGGGATCACGATCGTGTTCGTGACCCATGATCTGTCGATTGCCGCGCGGCACGCCACCCATGCGGCGTTGTTTCGGAGGGGCCAATGCCAGTGCGGGCCCCAGGCCTCGGTGCTGACCGAGGCGCATTTGTCGCGGACCTTTGGCGTGCCGGTGGCGGTGCGTCGGGACGCTGTGGGAGAACTTCACCTGGTGGCCGCGGGGGTCGCATGA
- a CDS encoding zinc ABC transporter substrate-binding protein encodes MNALNVLMGRWGSLLSATILACLAGWGGVRAVAADRPVGPVPVCVSTPDLEGLVREVGGARVDVMSFSAGPEDPHEIELKPGLAVALDRAELFVQVGLGLENAWLERLMRRVRNEAVKPGGPGNLNAGVGVEALEGGEGAPVPGSFHEDGNPHYLLDPLEGLRVAAAIRDRLTALRPAWAAEFRERHEAFRQRIAVAWVGEKCAREDDLETLVREFAGLGTVAEAEAFRARHGLEGWLGRLVPFRGRKVVGDHDLWPYFARRCGIEVLVYLEPSPGVPPSTRHLRRVVTEMQRDGVGLILSAPYFEARHARFVAGRTGARILPMAHQTGGRPGTETYEAMLRHNFEQLLGGLGGLGGADPGGPSR; translated from the coding sequence ATGAATGCTCTGAACGTCCTGATGGGTCGATGGGGGAGTCTGCTTTCGGCGACGATCCTCGCGTGTCTTGCCGGGTGGGGCGGTGTTCGGGCCGTCGCCGCGGACAGGCCTGTGGGGCCGGTGCCGGTATGCGTCTCGACTCCGGATCTCGAGGGTCTGGTGCGGGAGGTGGGTGGCGCACGGGTGGACGTGATGTCCTTCAGTGCCGGCCCGGAGGATCCGCATGAGATCGAGTTGAAGCCCGGGCTGGCGGTGGCATTGGACCGCGCCGAACTCTTCGTGCAGGTGGGGTTGGGGCTGGAGAACGCCTGGCTCGAACGGTTGATGCGGCGGGTCAGGAACGAGGCGGTGAAGCCGGGCGGCCCTGGGAATCTCAATGCGGGCGTGGGGGTGGAAGCGCTGGAAGGCGGGGAAGGGGCGCCCGTGCCGGGCAGTTTTCATGAGGACGGGAATCCCCATTACCTGCTCGATCCCCTCGAGGGATTGCGGGTGGCGGCTGCGATTCGGGACCGGCTGACGGCGTTGCGCCCGGCGTGGGCGGCGGAGTTTCGGGAGCGGCACGAGGCGTTCCGGCAGCGGATTGCGGTGGCGTGGGTGGGTGAGAAGTGCGCACGGGAGGACGATCTGGAGACGTTGGTGCGGGAGTTTGCCGGACTGGGCACGGTGGCCGAGGCGGAGGCGTTCCGGGCGCGGCACGGGCTGGAGGGGTGGCTCGGGCGGCTGGTGCCTTTCCGCGGCCGCAAGGTGGTCGGAGATCACGATCTCTGGCCCTACTTCGCGAGGCGCTGCGGGATCGAGGTGCTGGTCTATCTCGAACCCAGCCCGGGCGTTCCGCCCAGCACCCGGCATCTGCGTCGGGTGGTCACGGAGATGCAGCGGGACGGCGTCGGGTTGATTCTGTCGGCCCCTTACTTCGAGGCGCGGCATGCCCGGTTTGTGGCGGGGCGCACCGGGGCCCGGATTCTGCCGATGGCCCACCAGACGGGTGGGCGTCCGGGGACGGAAACCTACGAGGCCATGCTGCGGCACAACTTCGAGCAACTGCTGGGCGGCCTGGGCGGCCTCGGCGGAGCGGACCCGGGAGGACCGTCGCGATGA
- a CDS encoding DUF1559 domain-containing protein — MQIGRARGSRGFTLIELLVVIAIVAVLASLLLPALASAKSKARQAGCASNLRQIGLALLMYADDHDGWLPTTTHGTTDTNRSWIVTLRPYLGNADEVRISPADPKGRVRLANHASSYILNEYTAVDAIDPFGNLVESFRRIDSLRFPSRTHSVFACSVDLSPSVYSDHTHSRNWVKNGRGNWPGVVSDIAPDLHRVGGASPDHTRGSANYLFVDAHVEVIQALRFKARIDAGDNPARPPQ; from the coding sequence ATCCAGATCGGAAGGGCGCGCGGGTCGCGGGGGTTCACGCTGATTGAGCTGCTGGTCGTGATTGCCATTGTGGCGGTGCTGGCGAGCCTGCTGCTGCCGGCGCTGGCGTCGGCCAAGTCGAAGGCGCGCCAGGCGGGTTGCGCCTCGAATCTCCGGCAGATCGGGCTGGCCCTGTTGATGTACGCGGACGACCACGACGGGTGGCTGCCGACGACCACGCACGGCACCACCGACACCAACCGTTCGTGGATCGTCACCCTGCGGCCGTATCTGGGGAACGCGGACGAGGTGCGGATTTCTCCGGCGGATCCGAAGGGCCGGGTGCGGTTGGCGAACCACGCCTCGAGCTACATCCTCAACGAGTACACCGCGGTGGACGCGATCGACCCGTTTGGGAATCTGGTGGAATCGTTCCGGCGGATCGACAGCCTGCGGTTTCCTTCGCGGACGCACAGTGTCTTCGCCTGTTCGGTCGACCTGAGTCCGAGCGTGTATTCCGACCACACTCATTCGCGGAACTGGGTGAAGAACGGGCGGGGCAACTGGCCCGGGGTGGTGAGCGACATCGCACCGGATCTGCACCGGGTGGGCGGGGCATCGCCCGATCACACGCGCGGATCGGCGAACTATCTCTTCGTGGATGCGCATGTGGAGGTCATTCAGGCCCTGCGTTTCAAGGCGCGGATCGATGCCGGGGACAACCCGGCGCGACCGCCGCAGTAG